The Thermocrinis sp. genomic interval ACCTTAGTGTTTGGCAGTTTTTGGACACGCTCCCAATTTGGAAAGCACTGGATAGACGACCCAAAACTTGTAATAACCCTTCTTCTTTGGATTTACTATGCTATACTTTCTCACTTGAACTTACTCAAAAAGATCAAGCCAAAAAGGTTTTCAGAAGGGGTTATGATAGGAACTCTTTTATCTATTATTAGTCTCCTTTTTGTTAGGCATAGCATATAAATAAGGTTGCTTACAGCACTTACATACCAGCGGTCCATGAGTCTATTCTGCCTTCTTCATCCACCGCAAGCCACAGATAATAGCTCTTACATAAACCCAAAAAGCAAACGTATATATCACTTGAAGCGCTCTTCCTACAGCATGGAACCATTCTCTTTATGCTTACCTTGTAATCTTTGCCACTTAAAAACTCTGTTAAGGATTTCCTCTATTGCTTTTAGTGTTTTGATCAGTTCAGCTTATAACCGCTAAAAGTTGACATCCTGAATAACTTAATGTATTGAAGCTTGGTAAAAGTTTGGTTTATTTATCTTACAATTCCATCTGGATTTATTGTGAATGTAATATCTGAGAATTTTCAACTATCTGAAAATACAACGTCAGGTGGTGGAACTTTTATTATACCTTGTTTGTATCCAAGCTCCAAAAGTAGCCTTACTGCCTTTCTGCCATCCTCTCCATAGTCCAGAGTTCTTTGATTTACATACATACTTACGAATCTATCCACTTTTGCTTTGTCTTCCTTTATTTCCCTTGCGTATTTTATGGCAAAGCTGAGGGCTTCTTCTCTGTGGGAGAGTGCATATTCAATGCTTTTTTTCATAAGTCTTTCTATCTTCCTTATAATTTCCTTCCCTAAATCTCTCCTTACCACATTGCAACCCAAGGGTAGTGGAAGGCCAGTTTGGGATTTCCACCATTCCCCTAAATCTACTACTTTTAAAAGTCCTCTTTCTTGGTATCCTAACTGTCCTTCGTGTATTACCAGCCCTGCTTTAACTTGTTCAGATAAAACCGCATCAAGGATTTGGTCAAAAGGATAGACTACCGGTTCAATCTCTGGCTCGTAAAGCTTTAAGACTAAGTAAGCTGTAGTTAAAAGTCCAGGAACGGCTACTTTTTCTCCCTTCAGGCTCTGTAGCTTTTCCTTTGCGACAACCAAAGGTCCATAGCCGTCTCCCACACTTCCTCCACTTGGAAGGACTAAGTATTTATCGGAGATGTATGGATAGACGTGGAAAGAAACTGCAGAAACTTCATAAGTTCCTTTCATTGCATGCTCGTTTAAGGTCTGAATATCCGCCAGCACGTGTTCTATCTGCAAACCTTCTGTGTCTATAATACCAGCGGTTAATGGATAGAACATAAAAGCATCGTCTGCGTCTGGACTGTGAGCTATCCTTATCAGCATGGAAATATAATAAACTAACTGGCTCTAAGCGAAGCATGAACAATCCAAAATTAAAAGATAAAACCAGCACAAAAACAACCCCAAAATAAGAAACTTAACCGACACATCAAGCCCTTTTAATGGACCCCTCCTTTGGTTTAGCGTATCATAGACACCATAAGAAAGCACACCCACGGATAAAAACTGAACAATGCCAGAGTAAAAAAGATAAGTGTAGTTGGATAGATACCAAGATAGGGAAACTAAGATAGAGCTTGTAGCTTGTATGGCCAAATTTATCCATGCCATATCCTAAGGAGAAAGCCTTTCCCTCATAAGCTTGGTGATCCCCTCTGTAAAACCATGGACCTGTCTTTCAAAGGTTGGCATTGCCCTTAGAAACGTTGGGAAAATACAGGCGATTACGCAAACCCTTATAATAACTACTTATGAAGGCTATTATTTCCGTGTATTACAAAGAAGGAGTAGAGGAGTTAGCCTATGCCTTGAAAGAAGCTGGATATGAGCTTATATCTTCCGGAGGCACTTCTAATTACTTAAGAAAAAAGGGATTAGAAGTTGTAGAGGTGGAAAACATCACAAAGTTTCCGGAAATCTTTGACGGTAGAGTAAAAACGCTACATCCTGCCATACACGGCGGCATACTCATGAGGAATTGGGTAGAAAAGGATTTAGAAGAAGCCAAAAGGTTTGGAATAGAGCCTATAGATGTGGTAGTGGTAAATCTATATCCCCTTGAGGAAAAACTTTCCGAGGGGTTGGAAGAGAAGGAACTTATGGAGTTTATAGATATTGGTGGTCCAGCCCTTCTTAGGGCTTCTGCCAAGAATTTTTACAGGGTTTTGGTGGTATGTGATCCGAAGGATTACGGATGGGTTGCCCAAAAGTTGAAAGAAGGCAGCCTTACTCTGGAAGATAGAAAATACCTTGCGGTAAAGGCCTTTTCTTTGACTGCATACTACGACAGTTTAATCTCAAGGGCTCTCTCTGACCTTTTTGAAGTGGATAGAATATTTCCAAAGTTCGCCATTCCAGTTAAATCCCTTGGAGAGTTAAGATATGGAGAAAATCCACACCAAAGGGCTTGGCTTTTGGAGAATCCCTTAGAAGGTTTGGGCATAACTAAGGTCAAGATCCTTCACGGAAAGGAGATGTCCTATAACAACTATTTAGATGCGGACTCCGCTCTTAAGCTCGTGTCCCAGTTTCAGGAGCGAGCGTGCGTTATTGTAAAGCACAACAATCCTTGCGGAGTAGCCCTTGGCAAAAGTCCAGCGGAAGCCTTTCTGAAAGCCAAAGAAACTGACCCAGAATCAGCCTTTGGTGGTATAGTGGCTTTTAACCAGCCTGTAGATTTAGAAACTGCAGAGCTGCTAAAGGAGCTTTTCCTTGAGGTAGTCCTTGCAACTGATTATGAGGAAAAAGCGCTGGAAGTTCTAAAAACCAAGAAAAATCTAAGGATCATTCAATTTTTTGGCCTGTCTAACTACTGGGATATTAAAAAGGTCAGCGGTGGGTATTTACTTCAGGAAGAAGACACCGTAGATTATCAAAAGCTTGAAGTGGTAAGTCAAAGAAAGCCAACGCAGGAGGAAATGGAAGATATGCTTTTTGCTTTTAAGGTTTGTAAATACGCAAAGTCCAACGCCATAGTTATAGCAAAAGATGGCAGGACTCTGGGCATTGGCACGGGAAACACTTCAAGGGTTGATAGCTTAAGGTGTGCCATTCAAAAGGCTAAGAGGTTTGGCTTTGACCTTAAAGGTGCGGTGATGGCTTCGGAAGCTTTTTTGCCTTTTAGCGACAGCGTGGAGCTCTGCGCAGAGGTAGGCATATCCGCCATAATACAACCTGGTGGTTCTATAAGGGACAAAGAAGTAATACAGGCTTGTGATAGACATGGAATAGCTCTTATTTTTACTGGAACAAGACACTTTAGGCACTAACCAAGGAATACCAAAGCAAGAGCCCATCGTGATATCCTAAGATATCCTCGCAGGCTCTCTCTGGATGGGGCATAAGTCCAAAGACGTTAAACTCTCTGTTGCAGACCCCTGCTATGTTTCCTACAGAACCGTTGGGATTGGCCTCTTGACTTACTGTGCCATCTTCTTGGCAGTATCTAAAGAGCACCTGACCTTTCTTTTCCACTTCCCTTAGCTCTTCTTCTGGAAGGTAATACCTGCCTTCTGCGTGAGCTATTGGAAGTTTTATGATTTCTCCTTTTTCCAGCTTTTTAGTAAAAGGTGTAGAATTATTTTCCACTCTTAAAAACACGTCTTTGCAAACGAATCTTAAATTTTCGTTTTTTAGAAGAGCTCCCGGCAAAAGATGAAGCTCGGTTAAAATCTGAAAACCATTACAAATCCCAACCACGAACCCACCTTTTTGAGCAAAATCCACAATAGCCTTTGCCAAAGGGGTCTTGCTAGCCAGCGCACCAGCTCTTAGGTAGTCGCCAAAGGAAAAGCCACCGGGCAGAATCACACAATCCAAGTTTTCTATTCTTGTTTCTCTGTAGTCCAAAAATCTTACCTCAACCCCCACCACGTCCCTAAGCACGTAATAGGTGTCGTAGTCGCAGTTAGAACCGGGAAACACACAAACTCCAAACTTCATTCTATAACGTACTCCTCTATGAGGGGATTATAGAGAAACTTCTCCACAATCTCTTTAACCTGGGAAGCATCTTCCACATCCATCTCAATTATCTTACCAACCCTAACGTTCTTTACACTATAGCCGTTGTCTTCCAACACCTCTTTTACAGCTCTACCTTCTGGGTCCAAGAGCCCTTCCTTTGGAACGATCAAAACCCTAACTCTCATAGTCTGATATTATAAGCTCCACAAAAGCGAGATGGGCGAATTATATTTATTTCTTATGCTCTTAGAGTTAAAAGAAAAGCTGTATGAATTAAAACACAGGTTTGAGGACGTAAAGCTTAGTTTGGACCCAGGCACGCTTGAAAGGGAGCTGGAAGAAATTGACAAAGCTATGGCTTCTGCGGACTTTTGGAGTGATCCGGAAAGGGCAAAAAATCTAACACAAAGGAGAAAATGGTTAGAAGAAAAC includes:
- a CDS encoding MqnA/MqnD/SBP family protein; translation: MLIRIAHSPDADDAFMFYPLTAGIIDTEGLQIEHVLADIQTLNEHAMKGTYEVSAVSFHVYPYISDKYLVLPSGGSVGDGYGPLVVAKEKLQSLKGEKVAVPGLLTTAYLVLKLYEPEIEPVVYPFDQILDAVLSEQVKAGLVIHEGQLGYQERGLLKVVDLGEWWKSQTGLPLPLGCNVVRRDLGKEIIRKIERLMKKSIEYALSHREEALSFAIKYAREIKEDKAKVDRFVSMYVNQRTLDYGEDGRKAVRLLLELGYKQGIIKVPPPDVVFSDS
- the purH gene encoding bifunctional phosphoribosylaminoimidazolecarboxamide formyltransferase/IMP cyclohydrolase codes for the protein MKAIISVYYKEGVEELAYALKEAGYELISSGGTSNYLRKKGLEVVEVENITKFPEIFDGRVKTLHPAIHGGILMRNWVEKDLEEAKRFGIEPIDVVVVNLYPLEEKLSEGLEEKELMEFIDIGGPALLRASAKNFYRVLVVCDPKDYGWVAQKLKEGSLTLEDRKYLAVKAFSLTAYYDSLISRALSDLFEVDRIFPKFAIPVKSLGELRYGENPHQRAWLLENPLEGLGITKVKILHGKEMSYNNYLDADSALKLVSQFQERACVIVKHNNPCGVALGKSPAEAFLKAKETDPESAFGGIVAFNQPVDLETAELLKELFLEVVLATDYEEKALEVLKTKKNLRIIQFFGLSNYWDIKKVSGGYLLQEEDTVDYQKLEVVSQRKPTQEEMEDMLFAFKVCKYAKSNAIVIAKDGRTLGIGTGNTSRVDSLRCAIQKAKRFGFDLKGAVMASEAFLPFSDSVELCAEVGISAIIQPGGSIRDKEVIQACDRHGIALIFTGTRHFRH
- the purQ gene encoding phosphoribosylformylglycinamidine synthase I; this translates as MKFGVCVFPGSNCDYDTYYVLRDVVGVEVRFLDYRETRIENLDCVILPGGFSFGDYLRAGALASKTPLAKAIVDFAQKGGFVVGICNGFQILTELHLLPGALLKNENLRFVCKDVFLRVENNSTPFTKKLEKGEIIKLPIAHAEGRYYLPEEELREVEKKGQVLFRYCQEDGTVSQEANPNGSVGNIAGVCNREFNVFGLMPHPERACEDILGYHDGLLLWYSLVSA
- the purS gene encoding phosphoribosylformylglycinamidine synthase subunit PurS, producing MRVRVLIVPKEGLLDPEGRAVKEVLEDNGYSVKNVRVGKIIEMDVEDASQVKEIVEKFLYNPLIEEYVIE